The DNA segment GAGTAGCTACAAAATCCCACAGCCAAAAGCCGGCACCGTACTTCAACCATGCCTCCTCGGTTATCCACCGCAGCTTCGTCGACTTTCAATCCTAGCCACCATTTCTCAATACAACTCAGCCACCTCCAATGCCTCAACAGTATCAAGACCATTTACCTTGCCAGAAAAGTAAGCTGGAACTCGGTTCAATGTCGAACTCCTTACAGAACGGAACCCAAGTTTTAGCAAACTCAGCTGCTTCCGTGAGAGCATAGAACGTTAGCTGAGAGCTAGCGTCGTCCGAGAGATAAACGACTAGATTCTTTGGTGGGTAAACGAGAGCCAACACGGATAGGACTGTGTTGACCATCATCAATAATGGCTCGATCACCAGATCCGCCATGGAGTGGAAAATATCCAGCCTTGGGAGACCGTTACCGTATCTCTGGGAGAGTCTATTGGCGAAGGTGAATCGCCAAACAGGATTCCACCGGACAGATTGTTGGTATTAATCAAACGAAACCGGTTTGGTATTCAATAATCTCAACCGGTATGGTATGGTATGTCTTTAAAGAAAAAGCCAACAGATTCAGCCAAAAACGGAGGTCTCGAAACCTCTGAACGCAATCTTTTCTCCGGTCCTCTTCCTGGGCACAAGAAGCGGCTAACTATCGCCTTCATGAACCGGTATAAACCggtcgtcttttttttttgactgataAACCGGTCGTCTTCTTTTGTCCTGTTCTTCTTTCTGTGATTTCTCTGAGACAGAGTAAGTGGAAAGCTAAGACAAGTGCATCGGCCACATATTTACTTATCCGACATGTTCAAAAGCAACTAAGAAGGCACACCTTGAATAGGTTGAAGAGGATACAGTCTTAAACCAAGACGTCGACTCCTAAAATAATGCTTAGGCATCGTTGTTGCTTTTATTTACTTCATCTGATGTTAACTATCTTCAACAgaatataaagttatatttGGAATTCATTATCATCTTTGGCCACATATTGGTGTACTATTATGTCTGTGTTCTATTCTTTCATGTCAGCATTACGACAAACTAAAATCGTTAACGATAATAGCTACTTAGATGTCATTCATAATACGTGTGACCTAAGTTATGTATACTGCCTCGAGTTTTGTCTGACCAAACATTGAAACCATAGAGGGAGAAGTTGAAATTCAACATAAGAATAATTAGAGACACCTAAATAAAGTAAAGATATAATGCTaaataaagttattaaaaacattaataacTTTATTTAGCATTATAAGGTGTTAAGGACATGACCATGCAACAATTTAGTGAGCCAGCaattaaacaataaatataatGAATTTACATTTTTTCCTCCGATAACTTATAGACGGTCAATAATTTTTATGCAACTATAAATTTGATTCAAATACAAACTACATATCATTGACCACATACGAAACTCTTTGTCTTAACATTCGATGTTAAAGACCCAACGGCTTAATAAATAAGAACCacaacaaaccaagctcggcaCACTCACATGAAACCTTACTACCTTGAAGGCcactttttaagaaaaaaactgcAACCATTATTTGAAGACAAATCTGTTGTATATATATTCCAGATGGTTCAAATACATCAAAACGGATGTAGGACGAagtcagaacaaaaaaaattaaaagcaaaAATTTGCACCAGGATTATGCAATTCCAAAATGTTAGTACATCTAACAATGTTATAACGCAGAAATATTATTGTAAGAATTTAGTGTGTAGCTTTTGTCGATATAGTTGTAAGTTTAGctgtagaaaaatattataacttttaaaccgatggttaaaataaaataattataaacatgaaaacaaaaaaataggacTGTTAATTTAATGGGGGAGAGGtagggtgttcaatccggatatcggttcggtttcggttcggttttttttggttttcggtatttcggttagtaaaatataactaccattctaaatccatatttacttcggttcggttcggtttatataccgtcggttttcggtttattcggttttataccaaaaaacataattattttgtttgagatcatattatatgaattttagagtcatattgtcaacacagtcatttattaaaaatatattacatgttcaaatagatgaacaaaaaagtaaaaatgcttctaccatcaaataaaataatcaattctataactaaaatcaaagcttgaaattttgaaaataaaaatatgaaataaaacataaacataaaagaaaagtttttccactcttccatatttagtgttcattaaagtcatgctttttaaattgaaaattttccattaattatggtccatcaaatttataatcttcatattaattaagtgaagactaaaagaaattaaaaagatcaaaaaaagacttagaaaataagatgtatgaattgcgatgtattgttatttagttatagttcaagtgttttacaaattaaggttttttattactataaaattatggtaatagttattaacacaaatttaacttatgtaacaaatagattttcatgtattgttttaaaatagatacatatttacatgtttctacttttaattggttttgttcgatttattcggtttaatcggttatataccaaaccatatccaaatcctacggtttttataaaattatatccattcggtttatatggtatataccaaaaccaaaccatattgtctatttcggttcggttcggttttaccatattgaacagccctagagAGAGGAGTCCATTAAATTACTTAAAAACTAATTTGAAACAAAAGCTATAGAAATTATAAGTGAACTGAAACATTTCTACAATCCAAccaatataacaaaaatttaaataattttctgttTATTTTGCTCATCaccttatatataatttaaattaataaataaattatttaaaataattttaaaaatgtaggaaaaaataaataaataattttaaaattgtctaccaacttctattttaataataatacaaCATCTATATGCTAAAATAtgcatacaaaatatataattaagattaaaaatttaacaaaaaccccgggcgtagcccgggccaACCCCtagtaattttataaaatttgtattcttttttgcaactagtactatttttttttttaaattatgatataaattgataatattttgattttttttttaaagatactgaatatgaaataactaatttctattggttggtgTTCACCATAAGGGTGAACCCGAGAATAACTCATGATGAACAAACCTTTGGTTCCAAATTAATTATCTTTCATCTTATTTGTTAAACAGAATATTGAATAACTCTTTGGTAGATCTCATAAAATAGTATATGTATCTTTCGGTTAGAAAGTACATCTGCGTTtaatgctattttttttttcataaccgTGGCGTGATTCCAAAAGCTTTACGCAAGGATGAATTACCACGAGATCCACATAATCCACGTTTTACTATCAGCTGGGTTCGAGTCCAGCCACCCGAAACGTTTTAAGTGGTCACAAAATGAAGATGAAGAGttgttttattgatttttgGGTCAACGATCTATTTCTACACGAGAACTATCGTATAGCATTAAATGTCTCTCGAACTATTGCCTCATTCTATATATCTCCAAAATAAAAGTTTCCGACTTATTTCCCTATATAATAAAAGTTGAATACTTATTTCTCCATAAAATCAAAGTTTGAAACCTCTAAACTCATAAATTGGATTACTCTTGTTTAATGTACATAAGTTAACCCGAAATTTAATAAATCTGGATACAGTGGCGGAGGTAGAATTGTGTTTCACAAGGATCAATGCTCATGTGATCAAATGATCAAAcgtaaaattttattgaacaggTGCAAATAGGATGTTTAGACTTAGATCATGAGGGTCAATCGTACGTACATACATAATACCAAATTGTCTATCAAATGCAAATTGTATAagcataaaaacaaaatttgtcaAAAATCACATGGGTCAGTTGACCCTCCTCGTAACAAGGTGGCTCCGCCACTGTCTGGATGTAAACCAATAGAAGACCCGACTAACTCAATTAAACTGTCAATAAAAAACCCAGACTCAGACCCGATAGAAATCCTAATCGAAAGATAAAAAACCCTAACTCCGAGTCTGCAAAAATATTCACACTTTACTTCATACAATTTTCCGTACGTTTTGAATGTAAAGAAGTCCTCACGGTATACTAGTTTAATTCAAAGTGTattaaagagaagaaaaacTTTTGAGTCTGAGTGTGTGAACCTACCTCTTGTCTTTGAACGACAAATCTTGTTGGAGACACATTCTTTCCACAACTTGATCTCCACTAGAAGCTCTCGCTAGCTTCCAAAAGTTTTCACCAAACTCACATGTCTGTTTCTTGACGTCTCTTGCACACACTTTGTAGAAGATTGCAATAATATTAAGCTTTCCTTGATCCACACGTTTCTTCATCATCACCGGCTCGTCCATGTACCAGCTCGATTCAGCATTCCTGTGATTGAAAATGACGATGGATGTTGAAGATACCAAAGTAAGGGAttctattagatttatttatgGGCGATCTTTGCCGACGGGATTCTATTAGATAAGAAATTTCAGTTACTCTGTTTTTGTTTACGTAACAGAGCAAGTGAAACTTGTTGTCTGTGTTTTAAAGAATCAATAACTTCTAACAAAATTTTCCCAAATATCAGAGATACAACTGAGacaaaaatcaaaattgaaGCTTGAGAGAGAAGCTTGAAGTTGTTGTCGGAGATCAATGGCGTTTGTCGGAAGTATCTTCTGACAGATTATCCTCGAAATTTTAACCCAATCGAAGCTCTAGAAGCAGAATTTGCAGCCCAGACATCACCATTACTGCAGCTTTCGGAAATCAGAGATTCAGacaatcaaattttgaaaatgaattttAGCGTTTAAACTTGTCTTTGATTTGGGATCTTAAAGCATAGTTTATGGGTCGGTATAATTTGGTAAAAAGTTACTTCAAACCAGTTTTCCAGTTATATTTCTGTATTTTACGGTTTGGGCAAGTGATTATACCGAATACTGTCTAAACCGATATTCGTAGGGAAAtaagtttgaaatttttttctcGGGTTGAAGTAATAGTTCGGAAGACAATACTTGTCGTAGGGAAATAGCTCGTCGAACATTGATTTTTAAACAAGAGTTGAGTCAATGAGCAGTCTTTCCTCTTGGGAAATTAAGTTTGTTTATATAGGAGATAATCAGTGAGATTTAAAGTGGTTTTGACTATATCCAGAAATATTAGAAGATTTATTTTTATCGgtaagttttctttttaaaccAAGAGGCATAAATAAAACACTCTTGATTCAGAGACTGGAAGATAGAGACCAAGAGGTTGGAGATCGAAGTCATGCTCTAATCCAATAGGATTGCTCATGATTTAATTTATGTCCAACAATTTTCTTCATATTTACTGCGTTCATGTTTGAAGGTGGAGAATAACTATTATTTTCTCTTGTCCAGTGACCTAAAATTGTGTCTTGTAGTAGTTCCATGTAGTCATGACAAAAAAAAGGTAGTAGTTCCTTGTAGTATCGGGAGCATGACATTGTCTCACTTATCATTCAAGATGTCGTGACCTGAGCCATTAAAGAAACTTGCTAATAGCGTTCTGGTGCAAGGGCATATGACCTTGAGATTGACATGAGTCTTTTAACTTATTGGGCGCATCCGCGCATGGACTAAGCGGGCACATTGCCTAAATTGTGATAAACCTTACAAAAGCATGTAACCTTGTGAGCATGTGGCCTGGTGGACACATTACCTTGTAGGCATGTCACATGTGACTCTGGTGTTGATTGATATCATTTGGTTTAGAAGGCGCATGGGCCTGGACCAGATGGTAAACATGCTGCATGATGTGCTTCATGAGCATAGTATTGTTCTACTTATGAGCAAGAGATCGTGGCTAGAAAGTCAGAGAATAGACTTGAGGATATGCTAGAATAAACATGCGCCTTGGTCTAGTTGATAGTGACCACAGAGATTTGCCAGCTTATGGCTATGCCATAGAGAGAAATCTTCTGGCTTCTGATTCTCTTGTTTAATGACATGTTGCTTTAATAGGTAACGCATGGCCAGTAAATCACATATATTACCTTTGCAGTGGGATGAGGAAGATTTAAATATTTGAGAATTGAATACTCAATCTGATACAGTTTAGATGGTTTCGTATCTGGAAATACATCAATGGTTCCTTactcttttatatttttctctttttcccTTCCTCTCTCGTTACGCTGAATATCCTGAtatcctatttttttttctttttatgtgaTTCACTCGACGATCTTTTCTTCATATCAACTCGATTTAGCTCTTCCTGATGATTGATTATTCTCATTCCAACACTCTTCCTTAAGATAGGCTTAGactaaaataaaagtttatcTTGAGGAATGAGAATACTAATGGGGATCTTCATCTTCATGTGTTTTTTCAGTCACCACACTGGTTTttccctttgtttttttttcatcttacCACCATAACTGTCTTAGACTGACCTTTGGTCTGTCTGAATATAAGGTCTACCATTTTGGTGAAACGCTGATCTACCTCTTGAATCTGTCTCCTTGGACCTGACATCATGAGTCAACCATTTATTTCTTTCAGTCAACCTCTTAACTTAGATCAGTTTGGATGAATTCTACCAATTGATTAATTTTCATGGTTAGTCTTTATGATTCACGTTCTTTAACACTGATTTGGATCATGACTTGCATAGAGAAAAACGGTTATTTGCACTTTTTGTAACATACTCGTTGAATTTAACCCACATTGGTATCAAATACCGAATGATTGGCCCGTTTTGTTTTCTCTAGAAAATCAGTGAATTGATGACGGTCTTTCGTTAGTTGACCACGTATTTCGTTCTCATTCATTAACCTCGTGAAAAGATACTACTATCGAAACAGATCTATTAGCAAGGAATGTTCATGACGAGATTCCATTTTTCTTTCTACTTTTTTCTTTAGTCAACAACactcatcttctttttttttgtttactagTGAACAACACAAATGTattgtttaattaaaaaaatttaaagtggttttggtttatatgtttaaaaaaaatctcaggGCTCCATAGAAATTTGAAATTCGTTTGCAATACACGCGCTTTTCATTACAGCTCACTAAACGCGGTCGCTTTATCATTTGGTTCTCACCGATCTCTTCTTTCTATAACCTTCCCTTTACACACTCATCTCTCAATTTCAAAACAATTCAAACTCAAAAcagcttctttctttttctgtcaAATAACAAACACTAAAGAGAGAGATTCATTAGGGGTTTCGATGGATTCAGCTCCCAACTTCATTCTTCTTCCGTTACTCCTACTCTCTCTTCTCCTCGCGTCGATTCCACTCACAACGTCTCAATCCGCCGCCGATACCAACTCATCCTCGCCTTCCGATTCCGATCTATGCAACGGCGTCTTCGTCTCCTACACTTACACCAAAGGATCCAAGATCCCGCCTAACGACTCGTCAAACCAGCCTTACCGCTTCGAATCCGTGGTGACGGTGCTCAACAACGGCCGCGACGAGCTCAAATCGTGGCGCGTCTTCGTCAAGTTCTCCCACCGCGAGATCCTCGTCTCCGCTTCCAACGCGGTGCTCTCGGACGGCTCCAGCTTGCCTTTGAGCGTGGAGAACGGCACCGTTTTCGCGGGGTATCCTTCGTCGGACTTGAAGTCGGCTATTCAGACGGCGGGTGACGTCACTCAGATGCAAGCGAGTGTGGAGCTCGTCGGGACGCAGTTCGGTGTGGCGCCGCCGAATGTGCCTCTTCCGAAGAACATCTCTCTCGTTACTGATGGATGGAAGTGTCCCAAAGCCACCCAGAAAGGTATATTTAGGAGTTACCTTCACTGATCTTGGTTTTGCTATGTTAAAGATGAAGTAGTAGATCCCGTTAATCTAGGAGACATTTGTGCAATGCTTTGATTAATAGAGAGAGAGTCAAACTCCAGCAAGATTCTCATTGTTTAATTCCCTACGCATGAAAAAAAAGTCTTGCGTGTGTTATTTAGCTTCCTTCTTTACACCTAACGTTTGAATTAGTCAAATGTGGGAAGTCTACTTTGGACTCTCTGTGATAGATCAAGATCCAAGATTAGCTCATTTCCAAATATGGATAAAGGAAATGTCTTTGACATGGGAGACTTGTTCTGTCTTATTAATTCTTGGCATCTATTTTGTACTGTATTGTGAAAAATGCTTAAGTTTTACTAGTTACGTGCTTGTGTGCTAATGCAGATCCGTGATGGTAATTGTTCTTTTTGACTATTGCTTACTATGGTTtacttgaattttctctgtttcGCTAGGTAAAAATGTGCTGCAAGTGTGTTGCATGCCGGATCCAGAGTTTAATAACACAGAGATTATTGATAACGAGTTCCTTCCCCGGCAAAATGGAGATCTCACTATCATGTACGATGTGATCAGATCATACTCATCGAATTACATGGCACAAGTCACAATGGAGAACCATAACCCGCTTGGCAGGCTAGATAACTGGAAACTGAGCTTTGACTGGATGCGGGACGAGTTTATTGACACCATGACAGGGGCTTACCCGAGTCTTGTTGATTCATCTGACTGTATTGATGGCCCACAGGCCAAGTACTATCAAGCTCTTGACTTTTCCAACGTGTTGAGCTGTGCAAGACGGCCAACAATCATAGACCTCCCTCTCACCAAATATAATGATTCTGTCTTCGGGTTTAAACCATATTGCTGCAGAAACGGGACTATTCTGCCAAAGTCCATGGATCCTAGCAAGTCCATCTCAGCTTTCCAGATGCAGGTTTACAAAATGCCTCCGGATCTTAACATCTCTGCTCTTTCACCTCCTCAGAACTGGCGGATCACCGGTTCACTCAACCCGGATTACAAGTGTGGCCCTCCTGTTCGTGTCAGCCCGAGCCAGTTCGTTGATCCTAGTGGATTGCCATCTAACAAGACAGCTTTTGCGAGCTGGCAAGTGGTCTGCAACATCACTCAACAGAAAGACACGAGTCCTAGGTGCTGTGTATCGTTCTCTGCCTACTTCAACGACTCAATCATCCCTTGCAAGACTTGTGCTTGTGGTTGTTCCAGCAACAGAGCTTCTCGCACTTGTAGCACAACATCCCCAGCGCTTCTCCTACCACAGCAGGC comes from the Brassica rapa cultivar Chiifu-401-42 chromosome A01, CAAS_Brap_v3.01, whole genome shotgun sequence genome and includes:
- the LOC103870133 gene encoding COBRA-like protein 7 → MDSAPNFILLPLLLLSLLLASIPLTTSQSAADTNSSSPSDSDLCNGVFVSYTYTKGSKIPPNDSSNQPYRFESVVTVLNNGRDELKSWRVFVKFSHREILVSASNAVLSDGSSLPLSVENGTVFAGYPSSDLKSAIQTAGDVTQMQASVELVGTQFGVAPPNVPLPKNISLVTDGWKCPKATQKGKNVLQVCCMPDPEFNNTEIIDNEFLPRQNGDLTIMYDVIRSYSSNYMAQVTMENHNPLGRLDNWKLSFDWMRDEFIDTMTGAYPSLVDSSDCIDGPQAKYYQALDFSNVLSCARRPTIIDLPLTKYNDSVFGFKPYCCRNGTILPKSMDPSKSISAFQMQVYKMPPDLNISALSPPQNWRITGSLNPDYKCGPPVRVSPSQFVDPSGLPSNKTAFASWQVVCNITQQKDTSPRCCVSFSAYFNDSIIPCKTCACGCSSNRASRTCSTTSPALLLPQQALLVPFENRTELTLAWSYLKHRPVPNPMPCGDNCGVSINWHLATDYRGGWTARVTVFNWGETNFPDWFTAIQMKKAAPGFEKAYSFNATALDINGENNTIFMEGLPGLNYLVAERDGDNPLKNPRVPGKQQSVISFTKKLTPGINVPGGDGFPSKVFFNGEECSLPSIFPTSNGNKLRHISAILLALPVLALLILRV